The Pelagibacterium halotolerans B2 genome has a segment encoding these proteins:
- a CDS encoding TetR/AcrR family transcriptional regulator yields MEATIGKKDKILDAAAQLIVENGLQCSMAAIAERAGVATGSLYNYFPSKGALVLGVYVRVGEQMSRAVVVEHDQATSHEDRIKDYIGRYIDFIAADAERAKLFEYLDNSPALSLTEIAATFSGFVDYTRGLFEGAREAGVVREGRAYLLGSFVRGAIRHTIKRRRLDPTPIDESEYAWIADMCWKAVAKD; encoded by the coding sequence ATGGAAGCAACGATCGGCAAGAAGGACAAAATCCTCGATGCTGCGGCTCAATTGATTGTGGAAAACGGCTTGCAGTGCTCGATGGCGGCGATTGCCGAGCGGGCGGGCGTGGCCACCGGATCGCTCTACAATTACTTTCCCTCAAAGGGCGCGCTGGTGCTGGGCGTCTATGTGCGGGTCGGCGAGCAGATGTCGCGGGCGGTCGTGGTCGAGCACGATCAGGCCACCAGTCATGAGGACCGGATAAAGGATTATATCGGCCGTTATATCGACTTTATCGCGGCCGATGCCGAACGGGCCAAGCTGTTTGAATATCTCGACAATTCTCCCGCACTAAGCCTTACCGAGATCGCGGCGACCTTTTCGGGGTTCGTCGATTATACGCGCGGGCTTTTTGAAGGGGCGCGGGAAGCGGGGGTGGTGCGCGAGGGGCGGGCCTATCTTTTGGGGAGCTTCGTGCGCGGGGCCATCCGCCACACGATCAAGCGGCGCCGGCTCGATCCGACACCGATCGATGAGAGCGAATATGCCTGGATCGCGGATATGTGCTGGAAGGCGGTGGCGAAGGATTAA
- a CDS encoding ABC transporter substrate-binding protein, which produces MLPRSAIAALAVSTAFLATSVWAQSMPATVDQPVEITYYNYNLASTGIGAEATRSMIEQFEAANPNISVNAVPVQSTEMVSRTQADLAAGIGPDVTQTVFDDLAYTIDNFGAVALEDIVPADELAAHFDGMSENGLDLGRLNGKTYALAYTFSTPVLFYNADLFRAAGLDPDQPPATWDALREAGLAIAEQTDASPFEAAIVGAGSGGDDWVLQSVILSNGGRTLSEDRTTLTFAEPQAVEAVQMMRDLHDAGVYGATDLGSSMESMASGQLAMYLTSSVLQAYLIAGSDGKFELRSAAMPGFGDRPASPTNSGSGLVIHTADPLKQRAAWELMKFMTSREAYTIITSQIGYVPLRTDIVTDPAYLGDWVADHPLVQPNLDQLERLEPWVAYPGPNYRQINSLMMDAMEMAVFGGADVEATLADAQANAQSLMP; this is translated from the coding sequence ATGCTGCCCCGTTCAGCCATTGCCGCCCTTGCCGTTTCAACAGCGTTTCTCGCAACGTCCGTCTGGGCCCAGTCGATGCCCGCCACTGTCGATCAGCCCGTCGAAATCACCTATTACAACTATAACCTCGCCTCCACCGGCATCGGCGCCGAAGCCACCCGGTCCATGATCGAGCAATTCGAGGCGGCCAATCCCAATATCTCCGTCAACGCCGTGCCGGTTCAATCGACCGAAATGGTGTCGCGCACCCAGGCCGATCTTGCCGCCGGCATCGGCCCGGACGTCACCCAGACCGTGTTCGACGATCTGGCCTATACGATCGACAATTTCGGCGCCGTCGCCCTCGAAGACATCGTCCCCGCCGACGAGCTGGCCGCCCATTTCGACGGCATGTCGGAAAACGGGCTCGATCTGGGGCGCCTCAACGGCAAGACCTATGCGCTCGCTTATACCTTCTCGACCCCGGTCCTGTTCTACAACGCCGACCTCTTCCGCGCCGCCGGGCTCGATCCCGACCAGCCGCCCGCTACATGGGACGCGCTGCGCGAGGCCGGGCTCGCCATTGCCGAACAGACCGATGCCAGCCCCTTTGAAGCGGCCATCGTCGGGGCCGGTTCGGGGGGCGATGACTGGGTGCTGCAAAGCGTCATCCTCTCAAACGGCGGCCGCACGCTCTCTGAGGACCGCACGACGCTCACCTTTGCCGAACCTCAAGCGGTCGAGGCTGTCCAGATGATGCGCGACCTTCACGACGCCGGCGTTTACGGCGCCACCGATCTGGGCTCGTCCATGGAATCCATGGCCTCTGGCCAATTGGCCATGTACCTCACCTCCTCGGTGCTCCAAGCCTACCTCATCGCCGGCTCGGACGGAAAATTCGAGCTGCGCTCGGCCGCCATGCCCGGCTTTGGCGATCGTCCCGCCTCCCCCACAAATTCGGGCTCGGGTCTGGTCATCCACACCGCCGATCCGCTCAAGCAGCGCGCCGCCTGGGAATTGATGAAATTCATGACCTCGCGCGAGGCCTATACCATCATCACCTCCCAGATCGGCTACGTGCCCCTGCGCACCGACATCGTCACCGATCCCGCCTATCTGGGCGATTGGGTCGCCGACCATCCCCTGGTCCAGCCCAATCTCGACCAGCTCGAACGGCTCGAACCCTGGGTCGCCTATCCCGGCCCCAATTACCGCCAGATCAATTCGCTGATGATGGATGCGATGGAAATGGCCGTCTTCGGCGGCGCCGACGTCGAGGCCACGCTGGCCGATGCCCAGGCCAACGCCCAATCCCTGATGCCCTGA
- a CDS encoding ABC transporter substrate-binding protein → MNRRTLLLAASATLVLAGALPAAAQTIPSTIDEPVTITFYNYNLGSAGIGADATRKLIAEFMEANPNVTVEGIGAGAADFQARVQADLAAGQPVDLVQMVFSDLDFTANNFGAVALEDIVPADELDSHFEGMVPNGLDLGRLNGKTYSLAYTFSTPVLFYNADIFRAAGLDPDQPPRTWDEVLQTALAIQENTDKTGFAAGIFGPSAMDWLFQGVVRSNGGEVLSRDRTTLKFAEPEAVEAVQMLRDMYDAGAFDPLDITAALEGMSAGNIGMYLQTSAVQGAMVAGAQGNFELRASTMPSFGDKPVRPNNSGSGLTILAQDPLKQRAAWELMKFLTSEHGYTIITSEIGYLPLRPAIVDDPRYLKDWVEEHPLIQPNLDQLAILEPWDSMPGPNYRQIVSLMMDAAEMAVYGGVDVEATLADAQANAQALMP, encoded by the coding sequence ATGAACCGCAGAACCCTCCTCCTGGCCGCCTCGGCCACCCTCGTTCTGGCGGGCGCATTGCCCGCCGCCGCCCAGACCATTCCCTCGACCATCGACGAGCCGGTCACCATCACGTTTTACAACTACAATCTGGGCTCGGCCGGCATCGGCGCGGACGCAACCCGCAAGCTGATCGCCGAGTTCATGGAAGCCAACCCCAACGTCACCGTTGAGGGTATCGGTGCCGGGGCCGCCGATTTCCAGGCCCGCGTCCAGGCCGATCTGGCCGCCGGACAGCCCGTCGACCTCGTCCAGATGGTGTTTTCCGACCTCGATTTCACAGCAAACAATTTCGGCGCCGTGGCGCTCGAAGACATCGTGCCCGCCGACGAACTGGACAGCCATTTCGAGGGCATGGTGCCCAACGGGCTCGATCTGGGCCGGCTCAATGGCAAGACCTATTCGCTCGCCTATACCTTCTCGACCCCGGTGCTGTTCTACAACGCCGATATCTTCCGCGCCGCCGGTCTCGATCCCGACCAGCCCCCCAGGACGTGGGACGAAGTGCTCCAGACCGCTCTGGCCATCCAGGAAAACACCGACAAGACGGGCTTTGCCGCCGGCATCTTCGGCCCCAGCGCCATGGATTGGCTCTTCCAGGGCGTGGTCCGCTCCAATGGCGGCGAGGTCCTCTCGCGTGACCGCACGACGCTCAAATTCGCCGAGCCCGAGGCCGTCGAGGCCGTGCAGATGCTGCGCGACATGTATGACGCGGGCGCCTTCGACCCCCTCGACATCACCGCGGCCCTCGAAGGCATGTCGGCCGGCAATATCGGCATGTACCTCCAGACCAGTGCCGTACAGGGTGCAATGGTGGCCGGCGCACAAGGCAATTTCGAATTGCGCGCCTCGACGATGCCCAGCTTCGGCGACAAGCCGGTGCGGCCCAACAATTCGGGCAGCGGGCTGACCATTCTGGCCCAGGACCCTCTCAAGCAGCGCGCCGCCTGGGAGCTGATGAAGTTCCTCACCTCCGAACACGGCTACACGATCATCACCTCGGAAATCGGCTATCTGCCGCTTCGCCCGGCCATCGTGGATGATCCGCGCTACCTCAAGGATTGGGTGGAAGAACACCCCCTCATCCAGCCCAATCTCGACCAGCTCGCCATTCTCGAGCCCTGGGATTCGATGCCCGGCCCCAATTATCGCCAGATCGTGAGCCTGATGATGGATGCCGCCGAAATGGCCGTCTATGGCGGCGTCGATGTCGAGGCAACGCTGGCCGATGCGCAGGCCAACGCCCAGGCCCTGATGCCCTGA
- a CDS encoding amino acid ABC transporter ATP-binding protein → MTNDRITISGLTKYYGETLVLDDVNLSIAPHEVVCLIGASGSGKSTLLRCINRLTEFDYGTIALDGISLDDPSWGRNGVYRRIGIVFQSYNLFPHMSVMENITLAPLKVHGTPRSEAMGTARELLAAFGMAEFENAYPEQLSGGQQQRVAIVRALATQPEVMLFDEVTAALDPELVGEVLAIIRRLKSDGMTMVIVTHEMGFARDVADRVCFLDGGRIVEEAEPRTLFSNPQNPRTRKFLQRIIEAGRL, encoded by the coding sequence GTGACCAACGACCGCATAACCATCTCCGGGCTCACCAAATATTACGGCGAGACCCTCGTTCTCGACGACGTCAATCTTTCGATAGCGCCCCACGAGGTGGTCTGCCTGATCGGCGCGTCCGGCTCGGGCAAATCCACCCTCCTGCGCTGCATCAACAGGCTGACCGAGTTCGATTACGGCACCATCGCTTTGGACGGCATCTCCCTCGACGATCCCTCATGGGGCCGCAACGGGGTCTATCGCAGGATCGGCATCGTCTTTCAGTCCTACAACCTCTTTCCCCATATGAGCGTGATGGAAAACATCACCCTCGCCCCCCTCAAGGTCCACGGCACGCCCCGATCGGAGGCGATGGGAACGGCCCGCGAACTGCTTGCCGCCTTCGGCATGGCCGAGTTCGAAAACGCCTATCCCGAACAACTCTCGGGCGGCCAGCAACAGCGCGTCGCCATCGTGCGCGCTTTGGCCACCCAGCCCGAAGTGATGCTGTTTGACGAAGTGACCGCCGCGCTCGATCCCGAACTGGTCGGCGAAGTGCTCGCCATCATCCGCAGGCTCAAATCGGACGGCATGACAATGGTCATCGTCACCCACGAAATGGGTTTCGCCCGCGACGTCGCCGACCGCGTCTGCTTTCTCGACGGCGGCCGCATCGTTGAGGAGGCCGAGCCCAGGACCCTCTTTTCGAACCCCCAGAACCCGCGCACCCGCAAATTCCTGCAACGGATCATCGAGGCCGGACGGCTTTAA
- a CDS encoding carbohydrate ABC transporter permease, whose amino-acid sequence MTTDTMISPLALPAARRRRASRSVVSRRLNTGLGHALMAVLSLFCLFPVYWMVVTSLRPANQIFETALVPTSASLDNYIYALNAIPVLQMLWNTLLVSVIVTIIQLVTGLFAAYAFARWRFPFDKLVYSLIALTWLVPFQVVMIPNYLIVARLGLLDSLPALILPNVASALAVMLLYQTMRSFPKEVIEAARMDGARSWRILWDVLAPNLTGILASLAILIFISTWNDYFWPLLLTRSAENSVIQIGIQMFMSSEGTQWGPLMAASTMASLPVLAIYIALQRQVIQSFMKSGIR is encoded by the coding sequence ATGACAACTGATACGATGATTTCCCCGCTTGCCCTGCCCGCTGCCCGGCGCCGCCGCGCCAGCCGGTCCGTCGTCTCGCGCCGGCTCAACACCGGCCTCGGCCATGCGCTCATGGCCGTGCTGTCGCTGTTCTGTCTGTTTCCGGTCTATTGGATGGTCGTCACCTCCCTGCGACCCGCCAACCAGATCTTCGAGACCGCGCTGGTGCCCACCTCGGCCTCGCTCGACAACTACATCTATGCGCTCAACGCCATTCCCGTGCTCCAGATGCTCTGGAACACGCTCCTGGTCTCGGTCATCGTCACAATCATCCAGCTCGTCACCGGCCTTTTCGCGGCCTATGCCTTCGCGCGCTGGCGCTTTCCGTTCGACAAGCTCGTCTATTCGCTGATCGCGCTCACCTGGCTGGTGCCCTTTCAGGTGGTGATGATCCCCAACTACCTGATCGTTGCCCGGCTCGGCCTGCTCGATTCCCTGCCCGCGCTGATCCTGCCCAATGTGGCCTCGGCACTGGCGGTGATGTTGCTCTACCAGACAATGCGCTCGTTCCCCAAGGAGGTGATCGAGGCCGCCCGCATGGATGGCGCCCGCAGCTGGCGCATCCTGTGGGACGTGCTCGCCCCCAATCTCACCGGCATCCTCGCCTCGCTCGCCATTCTCATCTTCATTTCGACCTGGAACGATTATTTCTGGCCCCTGCTACTCACCCGCTCGGCTGAAAACAGCGTCATCCAGATCGGCATCCAGATGTTCATGTCGTCCGAAGGCACCCAATGGGGCCCGCTCATGGCCGCCTCCACAATGGCCAGCCTTCCCGTGCTCGCCATCTATATCGCCCTGCAGCGCCAGGTCATCCAGTCCTTCATGAAATCAGGAATACGCTAA
- the ugpC gene encoding sn-glycerol-3-phosphate ABC transporter ATP-binding protein UgpC, with product MAHLSISDVRKSYDGKQVLHGIDIGIDNGQFVVIVGPSGCGKSTLLRMIAGLESITSGDIAIDDEIINDIDPADRGCAMVFQNYALYPHMTVAENIGYPLKIARLPKPERERRVSEAATILGLTDYLDRRPGQLSGGQRQRVAMGRAIVREPAVFLFDEPLSNLDAKLRVQMRIEIKKLHKRLGATSIFVTHDQVEAMTLADKLIVMNKGHVEQIGSPGEIYKNPASTFVAQFMGAPAMNMTEGELLDATTLALDIAPTQHFRLPTALPDSPGRITIGCRPEAITLSKKGTGLPAQIELIEELGGSRVAYCALGDTEFAVVVGPDAEIGEGDIVGLHIPTTALHLFHAQTGKRLDPAPARKNARLEQAVA from the coding sequence ATGGCACACCTTTCCATCTCTGACGTCAGGAAATCCTATGACGGAAAACAGGTTCTCCACGGCATCGACATCGGGATCGACAACGGCCAGTTCGTCGTCATCGTCGGCCCCTCGGGCTGCGGCAAGTCCACCCTCCTGCGCATGATCGCCGGACTGGAATCGATCACTTCGGGCGATATTGCCATCGACGACGAAATCATCAACGACATCGATCCCGCCGATCGCGGCTGCGCCATGGTGTTCCAGAACTATGCGCTCTACCCGCATATGACCGTCGCCGAAAATATCGGCTATCCCCTAAAGATCGCCCGCCTCCCAAAGCCCGAGCGCGAGCGCCGCGTCAGCGAAGCCGCGACCATTCTGGGCCTCACCGATTATCTCGACCGCCGCCCCGGCCAGCTCTCGGGCGGCCAGCGCCAGCGCGTCGCCATGGGCCGCGCCATCGTGCGCGAGCCTGCGGTCTTCCTCTTCGACGAGCCCCTCTCCAATCTCGACGCCAAGCTGCGCGTCCAGATGCGCATCGAGATCAAGAAGCTCCACAAGCGCCTCGGCGCCACCTCGATCTTTGTCACCCACGATCAGGTCGAGGCCATGACCCTGGCCGACAAATTGATCGTCATGAACAAGGGCCATGTCGAACAGATCGGCTCCCCGGGCGAGATCTACAAAAACCCCGCCTCGACCTTCGTTGCCCAGTTCATGGGCGCCCCGGCCATGAACATGACCGAGGGCGAACTGCTCGATGCGACCACCCTCGCCCTCGACATCGCCCCCACCCAGCACTTCCGCCTCCCCACGGCGCTCCCCGACAGCCCGGGACGCATCACAATCGGCTGCCGCCCCGAGGCCATCACGCTCTCCAAAAAGGGCACGGGCCTGCCCGCCCAGATCGAACTGATCGAGGAACTCGGCGGCAGCCGCGTCGCCTACTGCGCGCTCGGCGACACCGAATTCGCCGTCGTCGTCGGGCCTGATGCCGAGATCGGAGAAGGCGACATCGTCGGCCTTCATATCCCCACCACCGCCCTGCACCTGTTCCACGCCCAGACCGGCAAGCGCCTCGATCCGGCCCCAGCCCGCAAAAACGCCCGTCTTGAGCAAGCGGTCGCGTAA
- a CDS encoding carbohydrate ABC transporter permease, producing the protein MADISANTPLTLARRKRRLKADDRYVIAPWLYLLPAALGLAIWVYWPLIDAFRLSLYQWNMLPTTAPQFVGLSNFSNIFALPKFWQAVRNTGIYVLGLLPLAVIVPLAIAIYTHDLPDRARNIYRAIIFVPMIIAPVVAAAVWRWLLDPGHGMVNQAITGLGGEPVRFLGDPAIAIWTIIVLTGWKLIGFSTLILSAANANINPSLIEAARMDGASKWEIIRDIRLPLLMNTVLFLVMMTILLGAQWSFSYINVLTGGGPLGATTNIFYVLWEFGFSSMSVGWSSAAAVILFLGFGALAFVLFRLIERYSFYDN; encoded by the coding sequence ATGGCCGACATCTCAGCAAATACCCCCCTTACGCTTGCAAGGCGCAAGCGACGCCTCAAGGCCGATGATCGCTATGTCATCGCGCCCTGGCTCTATCTTCTGCCCGCCGCGCTCGGGCTTGCCATCTGGGTTTATTGGCCGCTCATCGATGCCTTCAGGCTCAGCCTTTACCAATGGAACATGCTGCCCACCACGGCGCCGCAATTCGTCGGCCTGTCCAATTTTTCCAACATCTTCGCCCTGCCCAAATTCTGGCAGGCCGTGCGCAACACCGGCATCTACGTTTTGGGCCTGCTGCCACTGGCCGTCATCGTCCCGCTGGCCATCGCGATTTACACCCATGATCTGCCCGACCGGGCGCGCAACATCTATCGCGCCATAATCTTCGTGCCCATGATCATCGCTCCGGTCGTGGCCGCCGCCGTCTGGCGCTGGCTGCTCGATCCCGGCCACGGCATGGTCAATCAGGCCATCACGGGACTGGGCGGCGAGCCCGTGCGCTTCCTGGGCGATCCCGCCATCGCCATCTGGACAATCATCGTTCTCACCGGCTGGAAACTGATCGGATTTTCAACGCTGATCCTTTCGGCCGCCAACGCCAACATCAATCCCTCGCTGATCGAAGCCGCCCGCATGGATGGCGCTTCGAAATGGGAGATCATCCGCGACATCCGGCTCCCCCTCCTCATGAACACGGTGCTGTTCCTTGTGATGATGACCATCCTCCTGGGCGCCCAATGGAGCTTTTCCTACATCAACGTTTTGACCGGCGGCGGACCTTTGGGCGCCACCACCAACATCTTCTACGTGCTCTGGGAGTTCGGTTTTTCCTCGATGTCGGTCGGCTGGAGTTCGGCCGCCGCCGTCATCTTGTTCCTCGGCTTCGGCGCGCTGGCCTTCGTGCTGTTCCGCCTCATCGAGAGGTATTCCTTCTATGACAACTGA
- a CDS encoding tyrosine-protein phosphatase produces MNSPLTRSIPVKGAYNVRDLGGYPIADSETLWRRVLRADALHRLDADDVALLIDAGVATVIDLRHDNELAEQPNPLAGHPAISYHNVSLFADLAPTVTPGEDALLALYLKALDERGETIARVLTLIAEAKDGAVLFHCTAGKDRTGVIAALLLTIAGVETALIVEDYALTAQMIEPMIDELVEGARARGIDPERFMPFLASEPQTMALTIAHIETTHGSVAAYLRSIGLSDTTIARLRARLAGD; encoded by the coding sequence ATGAATTCCCCTCTCACCCGCTCGATCCCCGTCAAGGGTGCCTACAATGTCCGCGATCTGGGCGGCTACCCCATCGCCGACAGCGAAACCCTGTGGCGCCGCGTGCTGCGCGCCGATGCCCTGCACCGGCTCGACGCCGACGACGTCGCCCTGCTCATCGACGCCGGCGTTGCGACAGTCATCGATCTGCGCCACGACAATGAATTGGCCGAACAGCCCAACCCGCTCGCCGGCCATCCCGCCATCAGCTACCACAACGTCTCCCTGTTCGCCGATCTCGCCCCGACCGTCACGCCCGGCGAAGACGCTCTGCTCGCCCTCTATCTCAAGGCGCTCGATGAACGCGGCGAAACCATCGCCCGCGTCCTCACCCTGATCGCCGAGGCGAAAGATGGCGCGGTCCTGTTCCATTGCACCGCCGGCAAGGACCGCACCGGGGTCATCGCCGCCCTGCTGTTGACAATCGCCGGCGTCGAAACCGCCTTGATTGTCGAAGATTACGCGCTCACCGCCCAGATGATCGAACCCATGATCGACGAGCTTGTCGAAGGCGCCCGCGCCCGCGGCATCGATCCGGAGCGCTTCATGCCGTTCCTGGCCTCCGAACCCCAGACCATGGCGCTCACCATCGCCCATATCGAAACCACCCACGGCTCGGTCGCTGCCTATCTGCGGTCCATCGGGCTTTCGGACACCACAATCGCCCGGCTCCGGGCACGCCTTGCGGGAGATTGA
- a CDS encoding metallophosphoesterase yields MTDLFTFVHLTDLHIGNPDIVDDHLFSDTTANLKALLADIKTLVPQPKFIVATGDLTNQGDAGSYRNLKTILDEAGLDIPMFFALGNHDKREGFYTGMLGRTEDLAAPFFHAQVIDGVHLITLDSSTPGKVGGSIEPEQFAWLQTELDAHPDLPKLIAVHHAPALDEDRPDMEWESLTIADTRALADLLAGRNILGILSGHIHFDRVSNWHGIPVVVGIGTHAATDVTYLHEGMRMVEGASLALGTIRPSGLTISFVPQPSQRRELHSFTFAGMAEMLRKYEATQAAE; encoded by the coding sequence ATGACCGATCTCTTCACCTTCGTTCACCTTACCGACCTCCATATCGGCAATCCCGACATTGTCGACGATCACCTGTTTTCCGATACCACGGCCAATCTCAAGGCGTTGCTGGCCGACATCAAGACCCTCGTCCCCCAGCCCAAATTCATCGTCGCCACCGGCGATCTGACCAATCAGGGCGATGCGGGCTCCTACCGCAATCTCAAGACGATCCTCGATGAGGCGGGCCTGGACATCCCCATGTTTTTCGCGCTCGGCAATCACGACAAGCGCGAGGGCTTTTACACCGGCATGCTCGGCCGCACCGAAGACCTCGCCGCCCCGTTCTTTCATGCGCAAGTGATCGACGGCGTCCACCTCATCACGCTCGATTCGAGCACCCCGGGCAAGGTTGGCGGCTCGATCGAACCCGAACAGTTCGCCTGGCTGCAAACCGAACTCGACGCCCATCCCGACCTCCCCAAGCTCATCGCCGTCCACCACGCCCCGGCGCTCGACGAAGACAGGCCCGATATGGAGTGGGAGAGCCTGACCATCGCCGACACCCGCGCGCTCGCCGACCTGCTCGCCGGCCGCAACATCCTGGGCATCCTCTCGGGCCACATCCATTTCGACCGCGTGTCCAACTGGCACGGCATCCCCGTCGTCGTCGGCATCGGCACCCACGCCGCCACCGACGTCACCTATCTCCATGAAGGCATGCGCATGGTCGAAGGCGCCTCGCTCGCGCTCGGCACAATCCGCCCCTCGGGGCTGACCATTTCCTTTGTACCCCAGCCCTCGCAACGCCGCGAACTCCACAGCTTCACCTTTGCGGGCATGGCCGAAATGCTCCGCAAATACGAAGCCACCCAGGCCGCCGAATAA